The following DNA comes from Centroberyx gerrardi isolate f3 chromosome 4, fCenGer3.hap1.cur.20231027, whole genome shotgun sequence.
AGAGACCACAAActaaacagcagaaacacactgtATAGAAGCTTGTTTAGTGGTATGCAAATCATCTTTGCCGGAGgtaaaattaacatttttaattaaaatattagcaccaaacaaacacagaaaaacacactaaTGATTAAATCATCTTGATAGAACCTCTTACTGGAATATGAGGAAGATATCTCATGATTCTCTGTATGAACAGATGCTCTATGTATCATAGCTAACTCTGTTTTTATCAAATGACTGCGAGAGTCTCTAAGCTTGCAAATGTTGAAGTTCAAGTTTTGGATTTAATAGCAACTATTCAAGATTGTTAAAATTTGCCACTTGCAAAAATATAAGTATTTTTGTGTCTTcttcaaataaaatatacagCATGGATATAACTgctgtttttgtgcattttcaattAAGTTTCCCGTTTTTAATATTtaagaaatgaaatgatgatgagATGTATAAATGTCATTCATgatcaaatattttattttattaaaaaatcaaGATGGCATCTAAGCAGTTCCTCAGCAGGCATCAGATAGTTTGAGGCCAGGGAACAGAGGAGCAGTATCTCTCTGCAGTGGCCTTTCACACTACTATAGCGCTCTCTGGTGGACTCCTGTGTGAACTGTAAGTGAGAACTCCACTAAATGGGTCAAGATGCAATAAAAGTAAGGAAGAGGACTTCAAAGGAACTTTATTGCAAATTTTTTGGTTTTTCAAAAGTAAGCTGTACTTCAGAGTCTTCACATGTTGAAAAGCTAAAATTATCTGGAATGTATCATCCATGCTGCAATAGGTAATGTTGAAAAAAGTAGAACGGGTACTGGTCCCATATAGTTTTGCCGTTGTGTGTTATTTGTGATCCACTGGTCACCCTCCCACCCACCTTTCCTGCGGTGGGAAGTGAGGACCTTTTGATAATGTTTCAGATTTAGTCGTCTCCTCCACACAGGCTGAGCAGAGCCTTCTGGTAGTCTCCCTTGGTGTGTTCCTACAAAGGGAAGAGAAGCACAGCAGGTTAGAGGGGTTGCATGACAGGACAAGCCTAACAGACAAAGAGTCTGACTGCAAATCCATAGGCGGCAAGGGCATGTTGTATTATTCTGACACTTACAGCAATGGTCTTGTGCAGAGACTGTCCATAGTGGGTCTTGAACTCGGAGCGGATCTTCTTGAGGTCGACCTCGCAGCGTGACACCATGATTCTGGTCACTACCTTCTCTTTGGCGCCTTTACTCTGAGCAGACAAGAGGAAGTCAGCACTTAGTAAGTAGTAAGCACTCCATACTTAACTACTGCAAGTGATGCAACGCCGGTGTAAGACATTTGCCAACTTTAGCTTCTGTATTCCTGCAGGAAAATTGCACTTTCACAAGCAGATGTACTTCTTACATCTGTTCCCAAAAAGTGTGGCCCTTAAAATAGCCACATTTCagcaagaaaaagaaatatgCTGTAACTACCTTCATGGCTTCACTGAGTCTGTTGGCAAAGTacagctgtttgttttcaaaGCACTGAACTGGAACAAAAGgagaacagaataaaaatacataataaatgTGCAGTACAACTTGCATTTGATAAATCATTTTCTATTGTAGGTTTGGAGGTGATTCATAAAAGGTTATGGGGCCTGGCCTACATAAATTTATAATTATGATGAGGTCAATAAGGTCATTCTTAATCCTCAAGTAATCCTCTGCATTAATAAAATTATTTAATGATGAAAGGTACCTAGTGTCAGGAAGGACTTTTCCAAGTCTCCTTTGACTTCCTTGCGAATGCTTTCCTGCATGTCATAGGGGCTGTAACTCTTGTACCTCTCAAACACTGGCAAGGAGAGAAAATTGTTAGTCATCGActgatacatttacattttacaatgcGCAAACTATTAAGAAGTATTAGAAAGTCTTGTAATGCCATATAACAATAATGTCATAACAAAACAGGCTGCAGTACCTTTCTGCAGGTGGGGTACACTCCTCTCAGACATAATGGAGATCCAGGTAGCTACATCAGTTCCTCTTCTCTTTACTCCAGCATCATAGAGAGCCTGAGTGgaatcaacaaaataaataataagagAGCCATCCACAAAAGTTcatggaatacatttttaacagcAGTACCACTTTTTTTCATAGACATTTGAATATGAGTCTTACAAAATTAACTATCTGCCATTTGATAAAAGTAACATCTGCTCTGACAAAATTATTATAACATAATATATAAGTTAAACCACATTATGATGACTTTTTAAAAGATAAAGGTGGCTTAAGTCAATCCTGATATTTATCTtgactgacaaaatgataacacttttaccgATGGAATGCTTTACATTTTGAGATATTGAATGCTGAATTTGAggtaataattattattatttctttttttatttgtactttattttttactttacttactcACAGACCAAGTCAAATGGGATACTTACTCTGGCGTCTTCATCAATCTTTTCATAGTCTACTATACTGGATGGGTCTGCCCTCTTTGCCTGCACAAAAATAAGGCGTGACTCAGGAAACTGTTTTAACGGTATCATGTCAAATAAATCATAAAGGCAGGCACTGCTAAGATCTCACCTGCACCAGAGCCAGGAGCAGCTTGGCGAAATCCCCCGAGGTGTCACCTGCCACATCCTTATCCAGGTCCTTCTTGAACACTGTGGAaaacaacatttacattttaggcatttagctgaaggCGGGAAAGCCTCTAACCCCTAGGCCTCATGAGCAGTGCATGAGAAGctcaggagagagacagcacaAGAATATATAGATGAGATAGTTATTGCCACACCTTTGTATTAATGCCTGGGATGCTTGTTTAAGACATATTTTAGACTTACACTCCTTATACACACTCTTGATCTCCGCCAGCTCAGCGTTGCTGCGAGAGCACACAATCTCAATCAGGGTCTCTTCATCTGTTCCTAAACcctgaaagagacagaaatctTCTCTATTCATATTTTTATACACGATACTTTAAGAGATAACACAGCTTGAATTCATATCAGAGACTGAGAACTACTGCAAGGGGGAAGTTTTGTCATTTTACCAGGAGAGGGCAGTGTAGCCTTCCAAGACAATCCACTGGTGATGAGTGCAAGGAATGTGTTCTTTACCTTAATAGATCCTCTGATCTCGGAGGCATCGTACTGGGCTGTGCTCTTCATCAGCCCCAGAACCACTGTCTCCAGAGAGCCAGACAGCGCACCCTTCAGGGCGGTGATCATGTCCTAAAAATACAACAATGGGATCTGAATAAGCACAAACACCCTGCATTATCAAAACAAATGTAACAATTGAATTCATCTCATCAGTCTCAGACAAGGCTGGTTTGACTTGTTGCCCTTGTTGGCCTACTGTACCTTCTTCGCTCTCCTTTCATACGCAAAGGCAATCTCCCTCCTTTGGGAGTAGGTCCGCTTGGTTAGGACATCAATGATGGTCTGCTCGTCCACACCTAATGTTAATGTAAAAGATTCCCACGCATTAGGAGAGACAAATGGATGCAATTCAGTCTTACATTTATTTAATAAATGTAGAAATCTGATAACATTCCTACAATCAACAGAACTAACATAAATTAGGACTGCCAGCAGTTATGAATGCGGTCTGCCCGACATACttcaagaagaaaaagaaagggttAGGAGAAAGAAGCAAGAAGAATATGAAAGATAGTGGGAGGATTGGAAATATCAGAAGTCACGTATTTGCCCAAATCACAGCCTGCATTGGTGCATAAGATTGTGCCATGTTTCTTCAGCTCTAATCTGGAGTCACTCGCACAACCTTCGGTGCCAATGACAAGTCATGAATTCATTGAACCAGCTTTCACACTTTGACCAAGTTTGAACAATGCCAAATGAAGTCCTGTGGATTGTTTATTGGTGAGGGCCTGAAGACTCTGTATAGCTAGTTTGGAGTcatttgaatgtaaaatgtgaGGAGCAAGCAGTAATtagttttgtagttttttataTAAACGGTGTGACTGACTTCATAAGTTGCAGTGAAGCAAAGGTTCTTCAGATATTGATGGATGTATCTGAAATAGTAGAGGTCTGTGGGATGTACCACTGATTTAATGCAGATTTGAAAAGGTTTTTAGATTATATTGACTGTTGTAGCGCCACCGTGAGGACTACTGACACCATAGTGTAGTGGGTGTCGTTTGGCATGCGACTAGACCTGTGTGCatagttttgtgtattttcatgcatgggaaggcagttttggttggaagaaaaagaagagtaCACAGAAATGCAAGAGGGAGCGGCCGCAGAGCTGGCTGGCCTGTAACTAATGACAAATGGTCACAAGATATTTTTCCTCATTCTACGTTTTATGGTGCAATAACTAAAGAAACATCACTTCATTTAGAACATGATGTCGTCTCATGAACTTTGAGGGGGTTATCGGAAGGTGACAGAGTGAGCCGTGACAATGCTGTTGCCAGTTCAGCATCAGTGGATGACTGGGATAACGCTCTGCCAGCACTGAGGCGCTGCCTTGGAGACGTTCCCAGCATGGTCAAAACATTTTAAGCCAGGAAGCTGACTCACTAATACCAGCTTCCCGTATTCTTTCCAGTTGTAGAGAGAAGTTGCAGAGGGAACCACTGATCTCTATAGCAACATGTTCAGTATATTACCTTTAGTTTTGATAGCAGTCTCTATTCTGGCAGCATCTCTGTCAGGGTCAAAGTCCATGGCAGCTACCACAGTGGGGTAAGTGGGTTCATGGGCCTGAGGATTCAAAGCAAATtagagtgtgtgagagatgaAATCAAACTCATTATGAAACAAACAGTATGCAGTGTATTTATTATACATACTACATTGGAATTTACATGATGACAAGTTTCAAAAGAAGAAATGGAATTACCCCGACATTAAGAGACAGCTGACCCAGGAACTCTGATACCATAGCCATTTTGATTGCCctgaaaaaggagaagagattGTCAACTTCAAATCAGACAATATAAAATCTTGTCACATTAAATCTCATTGTAACCCTATCACTGACTTGTGCAACTGGATTGAACCATGCACAGGTCATGTTTGTTCTATGTGTGAAGATATGATCTCATTCCTCTGCCTGAGCCCCTTAGGCACTGTCTTataaacagaggcagagaaactaAATTCACTCTAGTCATTGCTTTTGGCACAACTGAGTCACACAAGTTTAACCATTTCATCACGAGTTGCTTCTTTAATGCATGTTTTCACTGCTTTTATTTGGAAATCAGTTGCTgtattaagaaaaaaataacactcATCTGTCACACTCAGAGTAGGCTTCTTCAAGAAAATAATTGTTATAACAGAAATGCGTAGTTATGCTGACAGTTGCCAACAAAATGGTTTCAATGCCTAGTTCAGTTTGACACACATCCTCAACAGAAACCCAGTGAGACACACCCTGGAAAAAGTGCTACCAGACTACTGTGCTGCAGACAGTCTTCTAAGACACAGAGGGATTATGCTACAGAGCAAGAATTCTTTCATACTTTTTACCAAATCTCAAGCAAAGAAACAGCATAAACAGAATGGTGCTTGCTTGAACTGAATGGAAGCTATGAGGAATCCGCACAAATCATTTGTCATGATTGCCATTAATCAAAGCATGGCATCAAGCAAGTTGGAAAACTACATGAAACCCTACCGCAGTGGTAACGTGATCTAAATTACACACCCAGTTACTCCACAACTTTACATGTTATTACTGTGAGCTTACCTGACTTGGCAAAGTTGAGATGATGCAGAATAGTCCTGGCTATGGTAAGTGGATTGGGTGTGGAGGGCTTAATACCACGGGGTGTGTCTCTGAGCAGGAAAAAGTCTTCCCCTTTCACCTCCCCTAACTCACATgccctcccctttcctttccatgTACTGTTTTCAGACTCCACCCTATTCCACTGGAAGGACTGGCAGCCTGCTTCAGCCTCAGACAATGCAACTGCAGAGAGCAACATAATTGAGCAATGCAGCTCATTGATTCAGTGGGAGAGCTTTGTTGAAGTTGTTCCAGAGAGACTATTCAAAGCCACTGGAGTTAGTTCAATGTGCCTTAAGGTCCGGGTGATCTTTAACACTGTGTTTACACATTTCAGACAATGGAAACCATTGAGCATAGAGCATTGAGCGCTCCTCACCTTCTGTATTTGCCATTGAGCATAGACTTCTGTGCACTACAGTCAATAATCATACTCCATACTCCAAAATGAACACTTATAGAAAGtttattgttgctgttttcacataACAAACATTACAATTGCtgataaatcaaataaaacgtAAACAAAACTCAAGTAATAAAAGTATAAATACTATAAAAGTGCTTCAACGTTGACATTTACATTCAAGTACATAAGGTATTTCTAGTATGACAACTCAAGTTTTCCCACATTCTTGTCAATGGTCTGCTTTCCTTGATCCTACAGTATCAGCTCCTCTTGTGGTTTTTAAGCTTATTCTATGGTGTgggattttaaatgcatttctgaATTGTCTTTTTCATCCAGTTTTGACGTTTATTGGCACGTTTTcctttgttcttcttcttctttttgccTCCTGCATTCGACTTGGTCTTTGACTGCCCGGCTGTCTTGGCTCCATGGTTGTTGGACTGTGATGAACTATCCTCTGTCTGTTAGGATAGAGATGGTACAAAGGTTCCTTCAGTTTTTACTAACATCAATGGCAAATGCTAACTGTCAAATCCTCCTGGTCTAcctaaaaactttaaaaagagtGTTATTGGCCATCACTGATGAATGTAGTGCGTTGTCTCACacgtaacaagatgcatcaacTTCTTCAAATGTGTGGAATTTCAGACAAACATCCAAAGAATGTCTCAGAGTACACGCCAATAAAACTCGCTTTGCTGTAGCTGATATTTCTATGCTCAGTTCATGTTCTCCATTGTCCCCGTTGTTAGTTTTGGGTTGGATGTGCAGGAAAACTGTGCTGTGGAACAGTGGTTCAGCCCTTCTGATAAGAAAATGGCCAGGGGCTTTGTCTGCAGAGACCACATGGTCGAGAGAATGCTTAGCGGGAGAGTAGATTATATTTGCTTTGGCTTCTGGAgaatccctgtgtgtgtgtgtgtgtgcgcgcgtgtatGCGTATGTGGGTGGGGTGTTTGAGAAAAGGTGTGGACTTCCTAGACAACATTAACCTTTAAATCGCTAACACTTTAAAGTTTCACCTCATTGcgatcagttttttttttttttaccatgacCCCCACTGCTAATGTCTGTTTTGCCACTGTGCCATCTGACAAGACAACAGTAACTATGGTGATATAGACCAGATACGCACCTTGTGGAAGGGCCTTGGTGGGAAGGTGCAGGGCGCACGACCATGTTTCCGGTGGAAGGGCAAGACTACAGCTGGGTCGACGGGGATCCACGGCACGAGGCCGGAGGCCGGGGGCTGGGGGA
Coding sequences within:
- the LOC139924508 gene encoding annexin A2-A-like — protein: MAMVSEFLGQLSLNVGAHEPTYPTVVAAMDFDPDRDAARIETAIKTKGVDEQTIIDVLTKRTYSQRREIAFAYERRAKKDMITALKGALSGSLETVVLGLMKSTAQYDASEIRGSIKGLGTDEETLIEIVCSRSNAELAEIKSVYKELFKKDLDKDVAGDTSGDFAKLLLALVQAKRADPSSIVDYEKIDEDARALYDAGVKRRGTDVATWISIMSERSVPHLQKVFERYKSYSPYDMQESIRKEVKGDLEKSFLTLVQCFENKQLYFANRLSEAMKSKGAKEKVVTRIMVSRCEVDLKKIRSEFKTHYGQSLHKTIAEHTKGDYQKALLSLCGGDD